One window of the Trifolium pratense cultivar HEN17-A07 linkage group LG2, ARS_RC_1.1, whole genome shotgun sequence genome contains the following:
- the LOC123907699 gene encoding E3 ubiquitin-protein ligase RNF14-like isoform X2, with protein MDVASSSKTKEEEDDGIDIMDDRLDKLLSNIQQPELSQEQIIINDQLQQDELLVVESIYGENVFNLDSWKGLRCFQIHINIDILGEIGITAKMNAVNEVETISGNSDDFLYSFKVQYLPPIVLTCLLPKSYPSHQPPIFTISVKWLESAKILSLCSMLDSIWTEQQGQEVIYHWVEWLHSSSLSHLGFDEEIRLGPYGTNRVADARVVSGIRCIDADIPFLKSYNNERRHQNFLKELHECCICYSEYPGTEFVQLPCKHFFCRKCLQTFTQIHVKEGNVSNLQCLDAKCKDMIPPGLLKHFLGDEDYERWESMMLEKTLASMSDVVYCPRCETPCIEEEDQHAQCTKCFFSFCTLCRERRHVGIACMTLEMKLQLLQDRQNSSRLKGNQRQIELQKINEMLSEREVRRDSKLCPYCDMAISRTEGCNKMKCGNCGEYFCYRCNKPLDASDPYGHFRDEGSCELFPREMIENWQQAHINPRQEIQQIHAELFHLGGSPCPCCRQFNVKMGNNNHMLCWACQNHYCYLCNQIVKRGDKHYGPKGCKQHSEG; from the exons gaagaagaagatgatggtaTTGATATTATGGATGATAGGCTTGATAAGTTGTTAAGTAATATTCAACAACCTGAATTGTCTCAGGAACAGATCATAATCAATGATCAATTGCAGCAAGATGAg TTGCTTGTGGTGGAGTCAATTTATGGAGAAAACGTTTTCAACCTTGATTCATGGAAAGGCCTGCGCTGTTTTCAG ATACACATAAACATTGATATTTTGGGTGAAATAGGCATTACTGCTAAGATGAACGCTGTCAATGAAGTTGAAACTATTAGCGGCAATTCAGATGATTTCTTATATTCTTTCAAAGTTCAATACCTTCCACCGATTGTTTTGACATGTTTATTACCTAAGTCGTATCCGAGCCACCAACCACCTATATTTACAATCTCTGTCAAGTGGTTGGAATCTGCGAAGATTTTGAGTTTATGTTCCATGTTGGATTCAATATGGACAGAACAGCAAGGGCAAGAAGTAATTTACCATTGGGTAGAATGGTTACATAGTTCTTCACTTTCTCATCTGGGATTTGATGAGGAGATTAGACTAGGTCCTTACGGTACGAATCGTGTTGCGGACGCGCGTGTGGTTTCAGGAATTAGATGCATTGATGCTGATAttccttttttaaaaagttaCAACAATGAGAGACGCCATCAGAATTTCCTTAAAGAATTGCATGAATGTTGCATTTGCTATAGTGAATATCCAG GTACCGAGTTCGTCCAGTTACCATGCAAACATTTCTTCTGCCGCAAATGCTTGCAGACCTTTACTCAGATTCATGTAAAAGAAGGAAACGTTAGTAATCTTCAATGTCTTGATGCAAAATGCAAGGACATGATTCCACCAGGCCTTTTAAAGCACTTTCTTGGTGACGAAGATTATGAACGTTGGGAATCAATGATGTTAGAGAAAACACTTGCATCAATGTCTGATGTTGTTTATTGCCCAAGATGTGAAACACCTTGTATAGAGGAAGAAGACCAACATGCTCAATGCACTAAATGCTTTTTTAGCTTTTGCACCCTTTGCAGAGAACGACGCCATGTTGGCATAGCATGCATGACGCTAGAAATGAAGCTTCAGCTTCTACAG GATCGTCAAAATTCATCTAGATTAAAGGGAAATCAAAGGCAAATTGAACTTCAAAAGATCAATGAAATGCTCAGCGAGAGAGAAGTTCGCCGCGATTCCAAGTTGTGCCCGTATTGTGACATGGCGATTTCTCGAACTGAAGGTTGTAATAAAATGAAGTGTGGTAATTGTGGAGAGTACTTCTGTTACCGTTGTAACAAACCACTTGATGCATCAGATCCATATGGACATTTCAG GGACGAGGGGTCATGTGAATTGTTCCCACGAGAAATGATTGAGAACTGGCAGCAAGCACACATAAATCCTCGCCAGGAAATACAACAAATACATGCTGAACTCTTTCACCTCGGTGGCTCACCATGTCCTTGTTGTCGTCAATTTAATGTAAAG ATGGGAAACAATAACCATATGTTATGTTGGGCATGCCAAAACCATTACTGCTACTTATGCAATCAGATTGTGAAGCGCGGCGATAAGCATTATGGACCAAAAGGTTGCAAACAGCACAGTGAGGGATAG
- the LOC123908340 gene encoding heat shock factor protein HSF8 has product MDGASGVSGGGEVSAQLPAPTPMQNSNAPPPFLSKTYDMVDDSSTDAIVSWSATNNSFVVWDPPEFARDLLPKYFKHNNFSSFVRQLNTYGFRKVDPDRWEFANEGFLRGQKHLLKSITRRKPAHGPNNQQAQQPHGQSSSVGACVEVGKFGLEEEVERLKRDKNVLMQELVRLRQQQQTTDGQLQTMVQRLQGMEQRQQQMMSFLAKAVQSPGFFAQFVQQQNDSNRRITEVNKKRRLKQDGIAETTERASPPDGQIVKYQPLMNETAKAMLRKIMKWDTPRVESFSKNPDNYLIGDGTSPSSAMDSSSSSSWNSGVTLQEVPPSSVQSSQFPAATGTQGHIPSAENPEILSVPQAAAASENVMKDGARAAPTIPTSQADVIMPDIRSIPEIVPRSILDIPEDNYMAPGTDDGFMDPTSLESFSLDFEDLSPGADIDDLLNNPIWDDFLQTSAPEDLETNVDKISRGNEVQPTENGWDNNNTQHLDQLTEQMGLLSSDVKRI; this is encoded by the exons ATGGATGGAGCTAGCGGTGTCAGTGGCGGCGGAGAAGTTTCAGCCCAATTACCGGCGCCGACACCGATGCAAAACTCAAACGCGCCGCCACCGTTTTTGAGCAAAACGTATGATATGGTTGATGATTCTTCTACGGATGCGATAGTTTCTTGGAGCGCAACGAACAATAGTTTCGTTGTTTGGGACCCACCGGAATTCGCTAGGGACCTTTTGCCGAAGTATTTCAAGCATAATAACTTCTCAAGCTTCGTTAGACAGTTGAATACTTAT GGTTTCAGGAAGGTCGACCCAGATCGCTGGGAATTTGCAAATGAGGGCTTTTTGAGGGGTCAAAAGCACTTACTTAAGAGTATAACTCGACGAAAGCCTGCTCATGGTCCTAATAATCAACAGGCTCAGCAACCTCATGGACAGAGTTCATCAGTAGGGGCATGTGTAGAAGTCGGGAAATTTGGGCTTGAGGAAGAGGTTGAGAGGCTTAAAAGAGACAAGAATGTTCTGATGCAAGAGCTTGTGAGGTTGAGACAGCAGCAGCAAACCACTGATGGCCAGCTACAAACAATGGTTCAGCGCCTTCAGGGAATGGAGCAACGACAACAGCAAATGATGTCATTCCTTGCCAAAGCTGTCCAGAGCCCTGGATTCTTTGCTCAGTTTGTGCAACAGCAAAATGACAGCAATAGGCGCATAACTGAAGTCAATAAAAAGCGGCGGCTCAAGCAGGATGGTATTGCCGAAACAACAGAGCGAGCTTCCCCTCCTGATGGACAAATTGTTAAGTATCAACCTCTGATGAATGAAACAGCAAAAGCAATGCTAAGGAAGATCATGAAATGGGATACTCCTCGTGTAGAATCTTTTAGTAAAAACCCTGATAATTACTTGATTGGAGACGGTACATCACCGTCAAGTGCAATGGACAGTAGTAGCTCATCTAGCTGGAATTCCGGAGTAACTCTTCAAGAGGTTCCTCCATCTTCAGTGCAGTCTTCTCAATTTCCAGCTGCAACGGGGACTCAAGGACACATACCCTCGGCAGAAAATCCTGAAATTCTATCTGTACCTCAAGCTGCAGCTGCATCGGAAAATGTTATGAAAGATGGAGCACGTGCAGCACCAACTATTCCGACTTCTCAAGCTGATGTTATCATGCCTGATATACGTTCAATACCAGAGATTGTGCCAAGAAGTATTCTTGATATTCCTGAAGACAATTATATGGCTCCTGGGACAGATGATGGATTTATGGATCCGACATCACTTGAGTCATTTTCCCTTGATTTTGAAGATCTTTCACCCGGCGCAGACATTGATGATTTGTTAAACAATCCTATTTGGGATGATTTTTTGCAAACTTCAGCTCCAGAGGATCTTGAGACTAATGTTGACAAAATATCCAGAGGGAATGAGGTGCAACCAACAGAAAATGGATGGGACAATAACAATACTCAACACCTGGATCAACTAACAGAACAGATGGGTCTTCTTTCTTCTGATGTCAAAAGAATTTAA
- the LOC123904290 gene encoding GATA transcription factor 2-like, with amino-acid sequence MAMYHHYYSSSQYNEKEIGEQLCYIPHDALQNLEWYPTFSETMEKSLQEDLNYLLFCDTQEKETLKFNQLGEGIPQENMSNVQINQEGNIDTSLANIHIKNHENLPKNNVKSQSKEKGLKVKKSKDKGLKAKKIDNYKERICSHCKTKDTTQWRNGPLGRNTLCNACGLRFKSNRLMEGYKPRASSNLDMIKEFRFSQEI; translated from the coding sequence ATGGCTATGTACCACCACTACTACTCAAGCTCCCAATACAATGAGAAAGAAATTGGAGAACAACTTTGTTATATCCCACATGATGCACTACAAAATTTGGAATGGTACCCTACTTTTTCAGAAACCATGGAGAAAAGTTTGCAAGAAGATTTGAATTATTTGCTTTTTTGTGACACTCAAGAGAAAGAAACTCTCAAATTCAATCAATTGGGTGAAGGAATACCACAAGAAAATATGTCAAATGTTCAAATAAATCAAGAGGGTAATATTGATACAAGTTTGGCTAATATTCATATCAAGAATCATGAGAATCTACCGAAGAATAATGTGAAGTCTCAAAGTAAAGAGAAGGGTCTAAAAGTTAAGAAGAGTAAAGATAAGGGTCTCAAAGCAAAGAAGATAGATAATTATAAAGAAAGAATTTGTAGTCATTGTAAGACTAAGGACACTACTCAATGGAGGAATGGACCTTTGGGGAGAAATACTTTATGCAATGCTTGTGGATTAAGATTCAAGTCAAATCGGTTGATGGAAGGGTATAAACCTAGGGCaagttcaaatcttgatatgaTAAAAGAATTTAGATTTTCCCAGGAGATATAA
- the LOC123907699 gene encoding E3 ubiquitin-protein ligase RNF14-like isoform X1, producing the protein MNGRQHRHQQQHHRAKSKLQYIKKSELVVSSPNSVVEDVEKRVSPEVVHVNGNNNNVDDVASSSKTKEEEDDGIDIMDDRLDKLLSNIQQPELSQEQIIINDQLQQDELLVVESIYGENVFNLDSWKGLRCFQIHINIDILGEIGITAKMNAVNEVETISGNSDDFLYSFKVQYLPPIVLTCLLPKSYPSHQPPIFTISVKWLESAKILSLCSMLDSIWTEQQGQEVIYHWVEWLHSSSLSHLGFDEEIRLGPYGTNRVADARVVSGIRCIDADIPFLKSYNNERRHQNFLKELHECCICYSEYPGTEFVQLPCKHFFCRKCLQTFTQIHVKEGNVSNLQCLDAKCKDMIPPGLLKHFLGDEDYERWESMMLEKTLASMSDVVYCPRCETPCIEEEDQHAQCTKCFFSFCTLCRERRHVGIACMTLEMKLQLLQDRQNSSRLKGNQRQIELQKINEMLSEREVRRDSKLCPYCDMAISRTEGCNKMKCGNCGEYFCYRCNKPLDASDPYGHFRDEGSCELFPREMIENWQQAHINPRQEIQQIHAELFHLGGSPCPCCRQFNVKMGNNNHMLCWACQNHYCYLCNQIVKRGDKHYGPKGCKQHSEG; encoded by the exons ATGAATGGTAGACAGCACCGccaccaacaacaacatcacCGTGCCAAATCCAAACTCCAATACATCAAGAAATCTGAACTCGTTGTTTCTTCACCTAACTCTGTCGTCGAAGATGTTGAAAAACGAGTTTCCCCTGAGGTTGTTCATGTCAATGGTAACAACAACAATGTTGATGATGTGGCTAGTTCAAGCAAAAccaaggaagaagaagatgatggtaTTGATATTATGGATGATAGGCTTGATAAGTTGTTAAGTAATATTCAACAACCTGAATTGTCTCAGGAACAGATCATAATCAATGATCAATTGCAGCAAGATGAg TTGCTTGTGGTGGAGTCAATTTATGGAGAAAACGTTTTCAACCTTGATTCATGGAAAGGCCTGCGCTGTTTTCAG ATACACATAAACATTGATATTTTGGGTGAAATAGGCATTACTGCTAAGATGAACGCTGTCAATGAAGTTGAAACTATTAGCGGCAATTCAGATGATTTCTTATATTCTTTCAAAGTTCAATACCTTCCACCGATTGTTTTGACATGTTTATTACCTAAGTCGTATCCGAGCCACCAACCACCTATATTTACAATCTCTGTCAAGTGGTTGGAATCTGCGAAGATTTTGAGTTTATGTTCCATGTTGGATTCAATATGGACAGAACAGCAAGGGCAAGAAGTAATTTACCATTGGGTAGAATGGTTACATAGTTCTTCACTTTCTCATCTGGGATTTGATGAGGAGATTAGACTAGGTCCTTACGGTACGAATCGTGTTGCGGACGCGCGTGTGGTTTCAGGAATTAGATGCATTGATGCTGATAttccttttttaaaaagttaCAACAATGAGAGACGCCATCAGAATTTCCTTAAAGAATTGCATGAATGTTGCATTTGCTATAGTGAATATCCAG GTACCGAGTTCGTCCAGTTACCATGCAAACATTTCTTCTGCCGCAAATGCTTGCAGACCTTTACTCAGATTCATGTAAAAGAAGGAAACGTTAGTAATCTTCAATGTCTTGATGCAAAATGCAAGGACATGATTCCACCAGGCCTTTTAAAGCACTTTCTTGGTGACGAAGATTATGAACGTTGGGAATCAATGATGTTAGAGAAAACACTTGCATCAATGTCTGATGTTGTTTATTGCCCAAGATGTGAAACACCTTGTATAGAGGAAGAAGACCAACATGCTCAATGCACTAAATGCTTTTTTAGCTTTTGCACCCTTTGCAGAGAACGACGCCATGTTGGCATAGCATGCATGACGCTAGAAATGAAGCTTCAGCTTCTACAG GATCGTCAAAATTCATCTAGATTAAAGGGAAATCAAAGGCAAATTGAACTTCAAAAGATCAATGAAATGCTCAGCGAGAGAGAAGTTCGCCGCGATTCCAAGTTGTGCCCGTATTGTGACATGGCGATTTCTCGAACTGAAGGTTGTAATAAAATGAAGTGTGGTAATTGTGGAGAGTACTTCTGTTACCGTTGTAACAAACCACTTGATGCATCAGATCCATATGGACATTTCAG GGACGAGGGGTCATGTGAATTGTTCCCACGAGAAATGATTGAGAACTGGCAGCAAGCACACATAAATCCTCGCCAGGAAATACAACAAATACATGCTGAACTCTTTCACCTCGGTGGCTCACCATGTCCTTGTTGTCGTCAATTTAATGTAAAG ATGGGAAACAATAACCATATGTTATGTTGGGCATGCCAAAACCATTACTGCTACTTATGCAATCAGATTGTGAAGCGCGGCGATAAGCATTATGGACCAAAAGGTTGCAAACAGCACAGTGAGGGATAG
- the LOC123910184 gene encoding pentatricopeptide repeat-containing protein At5g41170, mitochondrial-like: MVVKCLLRNRLHFQQQQQQRFFRFYSPTSSAFMILEHETPNFNDPLPKTPSKLSLLVVRVLKSLNWRNAREIKFKGWVQTHGFSHSINSFRIMIHTFALAGMRLEVFALLRDIVGYYKEENRDAFELFSALLDSPDHVERSVVVFDMLMKVFASNAMLEHAYYVFVSAKDVGIELNIMCCNFLLKCLIEANRVDGVRCLFEDLKNFGPTPNIHTYTMMLNFYCRDVGCSVDIRRASEILAKIYRSGETPNVVTYSTYIKGLCKVGSFEIVWKLVCNLHRKNQPLNSHCFNAVIYGLCQRGSVDEASEVLEEMKNFGVVPDFYSYSILIDGFCREGGMDSAIKILKEMSSNNIAPSAFSCCSLIREFYKLRRFTEALEVFSIMQKHGIWPDTIACNHILSIYCRGSDFNEALVLSEEFQQHGVNLNPYSYNEFIHKICRESLPKKALQLLPMMLKRNVLPGVVNYSTLISGIAKQSNPKKAVMLFTRMTKVGITFNVKTYTILIDLCTRYCGILKSYYLFEEMQERGVYPDQIAYTTLITAFCNTGEMVKARALFDEMLREGCSPNVITYTCMISGYWKLNMMEQVMRLYNEMKEKGVYPDQIAYTSLIAAFCSTGEMILAQALFDEMLREGYSPNVILYTCMINGYWKLNMTDQAKKLYDEMKKNAVYLDRIAYTTVIAAFCNTGDMIMARTLFDEMLRKGYSPNVSTYTRMINGYRKLNMIDQAQKAATGLSRKVPCLKSGAIR, from the coding sequence ATGGTGGTGAAATGCTTACTCCGTAACAGACTTCActtccaacaacaacaacaacaacgttTCTTCAGGTTCTATTCTCCAACTTCTTCCGCATTCATGATATTAGAACATGAAACTCCAAATTTCAATGACCCACTTCCCAAAACCCCATCAAAATTGTCTCTTTTAGTTGTTAGAGTCTTAAAGTCTTTAAATTGGAGGAATGCAAGGGAAATAAAGTTCAAGGGTTGGGTTCAAACTCATGGTTTTTCACATTCAATCAATTCCTTTAGAATAATGATTCATACTTTTGCTTTAGCTGGTATGCGTTTGGAAGTGTTTGCATTGCTTAGAGATATTGTTGGATACTATAAAGAGGAAAATCGTGACGCGTTCGAATTGTTTTCGGCTTTGCTTGATTCGCCAGACCATGTTGAAAGGTCTGTTGTTGTGTTTGATATGCTTATGAAAGTTTTTGCTTCGAATGCTATGCTTGAACATGCTTATTATGTGTTTGTTAGTGCTAAGgatgttgggattgaactgaatATAATGTGTTGCAATTTCTTGTTGAAATGTTTGATAGAAGCAAATAGAGTGGATGGTGTGAGATGTTTGTTTGAGGATTTGAAAAACTTTGGTCCTACGCCGAATATCCACACTTATACTATGATGCTGAACTTTTATTGTAGAGATGTTGGGTGCAGTGTTGATATTAGACGGGCTTCTGAGATTTTAGCGAAGATATATAGGAGTGGGGAAACCCCGAATGTTGTCACGTATAGTACTTATATTAAGGGACTTTGTAAAGTTGGTTCCTTTGAGATTGTTTGGAAGTTAGTTTGTAACTTGCACCGTAAAAATCAGCCTCTCAATAGCCATTGTTTTAATGCTGTCATATATGGACTTTGTCAAAGAGGTTCCGTAGATGAAGCTTCAGAAGTTTTGGAAGAAATGAAAAACTTTGGAGTAGTGCCTGATTTTTATAGTTATAGCATTTTAATTGATGGATTTTGTAGGGAAGGTGGTATGGATTCAGCCATCAAGATTTTGAAGGAGATGAGTAGCAATAATATTGCTCCTTCTGCTTTTAGTTGTTGCAGTCTAATTAGGGAATTCTACAAATTGAGACGATTCACTGAAGCATTGGAAGTTTTTAGTATCATGCAAAAACATGGTATATGGCCAGATACAATCGCTTGCAACCATATTCTTAGTATTTACTGTAGGGGAAGCGACTTCAATGAAGCCTTGGTATTGTCGGAGGAATTCCAACAACACGGAGTTAACCTCAACCCATATTCATATAATGAATTCATCCACAAGATTTGCAGAGAGAGTTTGCCAAAAAAGGCACTGCAGCTTCTGCCAATGATGCTTAAAAGGAATGTACTTCCGGGAGTTGTTAATTATAGTACTCTTATATCTGGCATTGCCAAACAGTCAAATCCTAAAAAAGCTGTGATGTTATTCACAAGAATGACAAAAGTAGGAATCACTTTCAACGTCAAAACGTATACAATTCTTATTGACCTATGTACCCGTTATTGCGGAATTCTTAAATCATATTACTTATTTGAGGAAATGCAAGAAAGGGGTGTATATCCAGATCAGATCGCGTATACAACTCTAATCACTGCCTTTTGTAATACCGGAGAAATGGTTAAGGCACGGGCATTATTTGATGAAATGTTGCGGGAAGGATGTTCACCAAATGTAATTACTTATACTTGTATGATTAGTGGATATTGGAAGTTAAACATGATGGAGCAGGTTATGAGGTTGtataatgaaatgaaagaaaagggTGTATATCCAGATCAGATCGCATATACATCTCTAATAGCTGCCTTCTGTAGTACTGGAGAAATGATTTTGGCGCAGGCATTATTTGATGAAATGTTACGGGAAGGCTATTCACCAAATGTAATTCTTTATACTTGTATGATTAATGGATATTGGAAGTTAAACATGACAGACCAGGCTAAGAAGTTGTATGacgaaatgaaaaaaaatgctGTATATTTAGATCGGATCGCATATACAACTGTAATAGCTGCCTTTTGTAATACCGGGGACATGATTATGGCGCGGACATTATTTGATGAAATGTTGCGGAAAGGCTATTCACCAAATGTAAGtacttatactcgtatgattaATGGATATCGGAAGTTAAACATGATAGACCAGGCTCAGAAGGCTGCAACTGGTTTGTCTCGTAAGGTTCCGTGTCTGAAATCTGGTGCCATTAGGTAG